In Allocoprobacillus halotolerans, a genomic segment contains:
- a CDS encoding response regulator transcription factor: MEKILLVEDDLQIIKHLKSYLEENGYYFISVDGQKKAMQVLENQTIDLILLDISLKEGNGFSLYNEIKAYYDIPIIFLTAQSDEFSIITGFNLGADDYISKPFQPRILLSRIQNILRRYKKQEQIFQYQNLQVQITQAKVYKNHQEIFLSALEYKLLLIFIQHAHHLLTRDFLLEELFQLTGEDMNDNTLTVYIKRLRTKIEDDPQNPQIIQTKRGLGYQLGD; the protein is encoded by the coding sequence ATGGAAAAAATATTACTTGTTGAAGATGATTTACAGATTATTAAACATTTAAAATCTTACTTAGAAGAAAATGGTTATTATTTTATCAGTGTTGATGGACAAAAGAAAGCCATGCAAGTGCTTGAAAATCAAACCATTGATTTAATCTTATTAGATATTTCTTTAAAAGAAGGTAATGGTTTTTCTTTATATAATGAAATTAAAGCTTACTATGATATTCCTATTATCTTTTTAACTGCACAAAGTGATGAATTTAGTATTATTACAGGATTTAATTTAGGAGCTGATGATTATATCTCAAAGCCTTTTCAACCTCGTATTTTATTATCACGTATTCAAAATATATTAAGAAGATATAAAAAACAAGAACAAATCTTTCAATATCAAAATCTTCAAGTTCAAATCACACAAGCAAAAGTCTATAAAAATCATCAAGAAATCTTTCTTTCAGCATTAGAATATAAATTATTATTAATCTTTATCCAACATGCTCATCATTTATTGACAAGAGATTTCTTATTAGAAGAACTCTTTCAATTAACTGGAGAAGATATGAATGATAATACATTGACAGTTTATATTAAAAGACTACGTACAAAGATAGAAGATGATCCTCAAAACCCTCAAATCATTCAAACCAAAAGAGGATTGGGTTATCAGTTAGGTGATTGA
- a CDS encoding sensor histidine kinase, whose amino-acid sequence MIIVIVILCLIIGFLCFYIYNQSQKLKHISQQINHILFHQNDFYIQKYKEGILSILETDICKLVNKIYEQNHLLETEKKILKDYLEDISHQMKTPLTSLNLIHERLMKAEGLEKRQLLKDEKKLLDKIEWLVMSLLKMAQLDAQTVTFHQESIQQQDFLNQLLKPFEIQLDMKNINVKTNIHESQYLTCDVLWSLEAISNILKNCIEHVDQDGIISIEMNQNPLYDEIIIQDNGPGIEQEDIVHLFERFYKGKNSKSDSVGIGLALSLMIVEKQNGTIQVENTYPGTRFIIHFYKENV is encoded by the coding sequence ATGATTATTGTTATAGTGATATTATGTTTGATTATAGGTTTCTTATGTTTTTATATTTATAATCAAAGTCAAAAATTAAAACACATTTCTCAACAGATTAATCATATTTTATTTCATCAAAATGACTTTTATATTCAAAAGTATAAAGAGGGTATTTTGTCTATTTTAGAGACTGATATATGTAAATTGGTTAATAAAATTTATGAACAAAATCATTTATTAGAAACAGAAAAGAAGATTTTAAAAGATTATCTTGAAGATATATCTCATCAAATGAAAACACCGTTAACTTCTTTAAATTTAATTCATGAAAGATTAATGAAGGCAGAAGGTTTAGAAAAAAGACAGTTATTGAAAGATGAAAAGAAATTATTGGATAAAATAGAATGGTTAGTTATGAGTTTATTAAAGATGGCTCAATTAGATGCACAAACAGTTACTTTTCATCAAGAATCCATTCAACAACAAGATTTTTTAAATCAATTATTAAAACCTTTTGAAATACAATTAGATATGAAAAATATTAATGTTAAAACTAATATTCATGAATCACAATATTTAACTTGTGATGTGTTATGGAGTCTAGAGGCTATATCGAATATTTTAAAAAATTGTATCGAACATGTTGATCAAGATGGGATTATTTCAATAGAAATGAATCAAAATCCTTTATATGATGAAATTATAATTCAAGATAATGGTCCAGGTATTGAGCAGGAAGATATTGTTCATTTATTTGAAAGATTTTATAAAGGGAAAAATTCTAAAAGTGATAGTGTTGGTATTGGATTGGCTTTAAGTTTAATGATTGTTGAAAAACAAAATGGAACTATTCAAGTTGAAAATACTTATCCTGGCACACGTTTCATAATTCATTTTTATAAAGAAAATGTATAA
- a CDS encoding ABC transporter ATP-binding protein has product MTILEVKDLSKIYGSGKNKVVALDNVSFSVEKGEFIAIVGSSGSGKSTLLHLIGGVDKPTSGEVIVNGQNVYQKDENELAIFRRREVGLIYQFYNLIPILTVKENITLPVLLDNQKVNQDRLDELLNILDLKSRENHLPRELSGGQQQRVSIGRALMNAPSLVLADEPTGNLDSKNSKEIIDLLKLTQKRYKQTLIMITHDERIAMQADRIIVIEDGKIKKDEVLRK; this is encoded by the coding sequence ATGACTATTCTTGAAGTGAAAGACTTATCTAAGATTTATGGAAGTGGTAAAAATAAAGTTGTTGCTTTAGACAATGTTTCCTTTTCTGTTGAAAAGGGTGAGTTCATTGCCATTGTTGGTTCTTCTGGCTCAGGTAAAAGTACATTGCTTCATTTGATTGGTGGTGTTGACAAGCCAACAAGTGGTGAAGTCATTGTCAATGGTCAAAATGTCTATCAAAAGGATGAAAATGAACTAGCCATCTTCAGACGTAGAGAAGTTGGATTGATTTATCAGTTCTATAATCTGATTCCAATATTGACAGTAAAGGAAAACATCACATTACCGGTACTATTGGATAATCAAAAGGTGAATCAGGATAGATTGGATGAACTACTCAATATACTTGATCTAAAATCAAGAGAGAATCATCTGCCAAGAGAACTGTCAGGAGGACAACAACAGCGTGTATCGATAGGGAGAGCATTAATGAATGCACCATCATTGGTTCTGGCAGATGAACCAACAGGAAACCTAGATTCAAAGAACAGTAAGGAAATCATAGACTTATTGAAATTAACCCAGAAAAGATATAAACAGACACTTATCATGATAACACATGATGAGCGTATCGCAATGCAGGCAGACAGAATCATCGTGATAGAAGATGGAAAAATCAAAAAAGATGAGGTTCTAAGAAAATGA
- a CDS encoding ABC transporter permease has protein sequence MKIMNTLTLRYLKANKKRSLLTLLCIMVSVIMMSCVGIAFSSGKDYYKNYLEQTEGDYHYDIYGVNDNVINIIKNDPDIDEYYMSSMLNYDYDDFSISVLAGDSVYFQKLGIQDYILEGRLPDDSHEIILSQSFLEENHINKKIGDNIQFNDEKTYEIVGIMSFYQIKNHFKDTCQGITYVDMNESPTVYIRDKNVSTHIFEHTEQLKDKLKEKGYAIGIEYHTGYLAIQDIFEKIHHHLF, from the coding sequence ATGAAAATCATGAATACATTGACTTTAAGGTATTTGAAAGCGAACAAGAAAAGAAGTCTGCTGACGTTACTATGCATCATGGTATCAGTGATCATGATGAGCTGTGTAGGTATAGCTTTTTCATCAGGGAAAGATTATTATAAAAATTATTTAGAACAAACAGAGGGAGATTATCATTATGATATATATGGAGTAAATGATAATGTTATTAATATCATTAAAAATGATCCAGATATAGATGAATATTATATGTCTTCAATGTTAAATTATGATTATGATGATTTTTCTATATCTGTATTAGCAGGTGATTCTGTTTATTTTCAAAAATTGGGAATACAAGATTATATTCTTGAAGGAAGATTACCTGATGATTCTCATGAAATTATATTAAGTCAATCTTTTTTAGAAGAAAATCATATAAATAAAAAAATAGGTGATAATATTCAATTTAATGATGAAAAAACATATGAAATTGTTGGAATTATGTCTTTTTATCAAATTAAAAATCATTTCAAGGATACTTGTCAAGGAATCACTTATGTTGATATGAATGAAAGTCCTACTGTATATATCAGAGATAAGAATGTTTCTACACATATCTTTGAACATACTGAACAATTAAAAGATAAGCTAAAAGAAAAAGGATATGCTATAGGTATTGAATATCATACAGGTTATCTTGCAATTCAAGATATTTTTGAAAAAATTCATCATCATCTTTTTTAG
- a CDS encoding ABC transporter permease — protein MIGILMLVIVITSIMIIYQAFHLSTTDRIQYLGMLSSVGATPKQKKRSVYFEGLILSIIAIPLGIMISYIGLTITFQFVNEIDIIKQTGIIIYPQISIVYLMIVMILSFITVMIALYIPARKISKISVMDALRKSDEIKVKKSKLKVNILMRKYGSISGQMALKNYKRQGKRSKVIVLSLVISMCLFITVFSFSQMFVGKIKEESHLRNYDVIAYASLNDIQDLNKTLKTKGVDDYYIVAYNYVSVDMNTDYLQYENPDSNIGLYALDDLHFRQLCQDNDIQPSDNQALIYDRSITIVTDDAQEIKYDKPYLKMDKDFIKKIEYEIYDGNNNTYKSLELFDSIELIHTKDKYYLTNQHTISVIVSLDYIQRNQIENGGIDYYIQTDQHSEICETLESMGINTLDVTANTQMTIQITQIAQFFVYGFVTIIVLLTLLNILNMMSASIEKRKKSLQ, from the coding sequence ATGATTGGTATTTTAATGTTGGTGATTGTCATTACATCCATTATGATTATCTATCAAGCATTTCATTTATCTACAACGGATCGTATTCAATATTTAGGCATGTTGTCAAGTGTTGGTGCAACTCCAAAACAAAAGAAACGCTCAGTTTATTTTGAAGGATTGATATTGTCAATAATAGCTATTCCTTTAGGAATTATGATAAGTTATATAGGTTTAACGATTACTTTTCAATTTGTTAATGAAATAGATATTATTAAACAAACAGGTATTATTATTTATCCTCAAATATCTATTGTTTATTTAATGATTGTTATGATATTAAGTTTTATAACTGTTATGATAGCTCTCTATATTCCAGCTAGAAAAATATCAAAAATTTCAGTTATGGATGCATTAAGAAAAAGTGATGAAATTAAAGTTAAAAAATCAAAACTTAAAGTTAATATCTTGATGCGAAAATATGGTTCTATTTCAGGACAAATGGCATTAAAAAATTATAAAAGACAAGGTAAACGTTCTAAAGTTATTGTGCTGTCGCTTGTTATATCTATGTGTTTGTTTATTACAGTTTTTAGTTTTAGTCAAATGTTTGTAGGAAAAATAAAGGAAGAGAGTCATTTGAGAAATTATGATGTTATTGCTTATGCATCATTAAATGATATTCAAGATTTGAATAAAACATTAAAAACAAAAGGTGTAGATGATTATTATATCGTTGCATATAATTATGTTAGTGTAGATATGAATACAGATTATCTTCAGTATGAAAATCCAGATTCAAATATAGGTTTATATGCTTTAGATGATTTACATTTTCGACAACTTTGTCAAGATAATGATATTCAACCAAGTGATAATCAGGCATTGATTTATGATAGATCAATCACGATTGTTACTGATGATGCTCAAGAAATAAAATATGATAAACCATATCTAAAAATGGATAAAGATTTTATAAAGAAAATTGAATATGAAATATATGATGGAAATAATAATACTTATAAATCTTTAGAGTTATTTGATTCTATTGAACTTATTCATACAAAAGATAAATATTATCTAACAAATCAACATACGATTTCTGTTATTGTTTCATTAGATTATATTCAAAGAAATCAAATAGAAAATGGTGGTATTGATTATTATATTCAAACAGATCAACATAGTGAAATATGTGAAACATTAGAATCAATGGGAATAAATACATTAGATGTCACAGCGAATACACAAATGACTATACAAATTACTCAAATCGCTCAATTCTTTGTTTATGGTTTTGTCACCATTATAGTATTATTGACTTTATTAAATATTTTAAATATGATGAGTGCAAGTATTGAAAAAAGAAAAAAGAGTTTGCAATGA
- a CDS encoding FtsX-like permease family protein: protein MMMSVGISQKDMSKILFYESFVYGMKVLIYSIPLCLGIEYVLYSVSELSNEFHPSWLAYMISFIVICIVMMLTFHLGFRHFRKQNIIETLKDDI, encoded by the coding sequence ATGATGATGAGTGTTGGTATTAGTCAAAAAGATATGTCAAAAATATTATTTTATGAATCATTCGTTTATGGTATGAAAGTCTTAATATATAGTATACCTTTATGTTTAGGTATAGAGTATGTCTTATATTCTGTTTCAGAATTATCGAATGAATTCCATCCATCATGGCTTGCTTATATGATTTCATTTATTGTAATATGTATAGTTATGATGTTGACATTCCATTTAGGATTCCGTCATTTTAGAAAACAAAATATTATAGAAACGTTAAAAGATGATATTTAA
- a CDS encoding RNA-binding S4 domain-containing protein, with the protein MKAIKIYSDYITLGQLLKLADAGSSGAEAKIVIGDGLVLVNGEVETRRGKKLYHQDIVSFNGEDYQINNED; encoded by the coding sequence ATGAAAGCAATCAAGATTTATAGTGACTATATTACTTTAGGTCAATTACTCAAATTAGCTGATGCTGGGAGTAGTGGTGCTGAGGCAAAAATAGTCATTGGAGATGGATTAGTGCTTGTCAATGGTGAAGTGGAAACAAGACGTGGCAAAAAGCTCTATCATCAAGATATTGTTTCTTTTAATGGAGAAGATTACCAAATCAACAATGAAGATTAA
- a CDS encoding AAA family ATPase: MKINRIELKNFRNYAHCSIEFDPFINIFIGQNAQGKTNLLEAIYILSMSKSFKTKIIDEMIYFDQDFAKIYGQITNNHKILDLEMILSKLGKKL, translated from the coding sequence ATGAAGATTAATCGTATTGAATTAAAGAATTTTAGAAATTATGCTCATTGTTCTATTGAATTTGATCCTTTTATTAATATTTTTATCGGTCAAAATGCACAAGGAAAAACCAACTTACTAGAAGCTATTTATATTTTATCAATGTCTAAGAGTTTTAAAACAAAGATTATTGATGAAATGATTTATTTTGATCAGGATTTTGCGAAAATTTATGGACAGATTACAAATAATCATAAGATATTAGATTTAGAAATGATTTTATCAAAGTTAGGAAAAAAGCTTTGA
- the recF gene encoding DNA replication/repair protein RecF (All proteins in this family for which functions are known are DNA-binding proteins that assist the filamentation of RecA onto DNA for the initiation of recombination or recombinational repair.), with the protein MINHNEIKKTSDYVGYLNVVLFVPEDLMLIKGSPKLRRKLIDMELSKISPIYMYDFNKYQRLLKERNKYLKLLNEKHLKADDYLEVLSEQMAALQVRLLKKRIEFVELLNTIATKMYDYISLHQETLTIQYKTYYKDMSYESILKDYQKNYQKDIVFKQTTHGIHKDDLTMCLNDQDALTYASQGQQRSIVLSIKIALLELIKKEIGEYPVLLLDDVLSELDDIRKTKLLNLIDGKVQTFLTSTNIDGIHHQVIDKAKKITIEKGNVKGESYGRK; encoded by the coding sequence TTGATAAATCATAATGAAATTAAAAAGACAAGTGATTATGTTGGCTATTTAAATGTTGTTTTATTTGTGCCAGAAGATTTAATGTTGATAAAGGGAAGTCCTAAATTAAGAAGAAAACTTATTGATATGGAGCTATCTAAAATATCACCTATCTATATGTATGATTTTAATAAATATCAAAGATTATTAAAAGAAAGAAATAAATATTTGAAATTATTAAATGAAAAACATTTAAAAGCTGATGATTATTTAGAAGTTCTTTCAGAACAAATGGCAGCTTTACAAGTTCGATTATTAAAGAAAAGAATAGAATTTGTAGAGTTATTAAATACAATTGCAACAAAAATGTATGATTATATATCTTTACATCAAGAAACTTTAACTATTCAATATAAAACTTATTATAAAGATATGAGTTATGAAAGTATTTTGAAAGATTATCAAAAGAATTATCAAAAAGATATTGTTTTCAAACAAACAACACATGGAATACATAAAGATGATTTAACAATGTGTTTAAATGATCAAGATGCTCTGACTTATGCTTCTCAGGGACAACAAAGATCAATTGTTTTATCTATTAAGATTGCTTTATTAGAATTAATAAAAAAAGAAATAGGGGAATATCCTGTTTTATTGTTAGATGATGTTTTAAGTGAATTAGATGATATAAGGAAAACAAAGTTATTGAATTTGATTGATGGAAAAGTTCAAACTTTTTTAACTTCTACCAATATTGATGGTATTCACCATCAAGTTATTGATAAAGCAAAGAAAATCACTATTGAAAAAGGAAATGTGAAAGGAGAAAGCTATGGAAGAAAATAA
- the gyrA gene encoding DNA gyrase subunit A produces the protein MEERGIKKRSLTKEMKQSFINYAMSVIVQRALPDVRDGLKPVQRRIVHGMNELGCYSDKPYKKSARIVGEVMGKYHPHGDSSIYEALVRMAQDFSYRYMLVDGHGNFGSIDGDGAAAQRYTEARMSKISMEMVRDINKDTVNFIPNYDGEESEPEVMPSRFPNLLVNGTTGIAVGMATNIPPHNLGEVIDAILAVSHNPNISIMELMENYIQGPDFPTGAYILGKSAIKKAYETGNGLIVMRAKTDIIDIHGGKKAIVVTEIPYMVNKARLIERMAEHVKEKRIEGITEIRDESNREGIRIMIELRKDVQPEVILNQLFKLTALQTTFGVNSIALVNNQPQTLTLKQMITYYLEHQEEVIRRRTAYDLKKAEDRAHILDGLKRALDQIDAIIELIRSSRTTEIIQQRLMDEFNMSDRQAKAIREMQLQRLAGLEREKIENELNQLLELIADLKDILANRERILEIIEKELLEIKARFADKRRTEIIQGTFDLEDEDLIPVDDVIISLTTNGYVKRMPVDTYKTQNRGGRGIKGMGTNEDDIVDSLIHMSTHDDLLFFTNFGKVYRLKGYNIPEFGRTAKGLPVVNLLNLDKDESVKSMISIHKDDIDEDKQLYLFFVTLNGLVKKTSIEEFKNIRQSGKIAINLKDEDQLVAVKLTQHNEEILVAASNGKLIRFNENDVRPMGRTASGVKGINVDGSHVVGMTTNGEGKYIMAISENGYGKMSPIEDYRESHRGGKGVKTINTTEKTGELVALRAVNGDEDLLIMTSEGIMIRLPMEQVKLAGRNTQGVRLIKVAEGSIVSSVEVVEKSQEEDETNEEE, from the coding sequence ATGGAAGAACGTGGAATCAAGAAAAGATCATTAACAAAAGAAATGAAACAATCCTTTATCAATTATGCTATGTCAGTTATTGTTCAAAGAGCTTTACCTGATGTTCGTGATGGGTTAAAGCCTGTTCAAAGAAGAATTGTGCATGGAATGAATGAACTAGGATGTTATAGTGATAAACCATATAAGAAATCTGCCCGTATTGTTGGGGAAGTTATGGGGAAATACCATCCTCATGGAGATTCTTCAATTTATGAAGCATTAGTCCGTATGGCTCAAGATTTCAGTTATCGTTATATGCTTGTTGATGGACATGGTAACTTTGGATCTATTGATGGTGATGGAGCTGCCGCACAACGTTATACTGAAGCCAGAATGTCTAAGATTTCTATGGAAATGGTAAGAGATATTAATAAAGATACTGTTAATTTTATTCCTAACTATGATGGTGAAGAATCTGAACCAGAAGTTATGCCATCACGTTTTCCTAACTTATTAGTTAATGGAACAACAGGGATTGCAGTTGGGATGGCAACTAATATTCCACCTCATAATTTAGGTGAAGTCATCGATGCAATTTTAGCAGTTTCTCATAATCCTAATATTAGTATTATGGAATTAATGGAAAATTACATACAAGGTCCTGATTTTCCTACGGGTGCTTATATTTTAGGTAAATCAGCTATCAAAAAAGCCTATGAAACAGGTAATGGCCTGATTGTTATGAGGGCTAAAACAGATATTATTGATATTCATGGTGGAAAGAAAGCTATTGTCGTCACAGAAATTCCATACATGGTCAATAAAGCACGTTTAATTGAAAGAATGGCTGAACATGTAAAAGAAAAACGTATTGAAGGAATTACAGAAATACGTGATGAATCAAACCGTGAAGGAATTCGTATTATGATTGAACTTCGTAAAGATGTTCAACCTGAAGTGATTTTAAATCAGTTATTCAAATTAACAGCTTTACAAACAACATTTGGTGTCAATTCTATTGCTTTGGTTAATAATCAACCTCAAACATTGACACTAAAACAAATGATTACTTATTATCTTGAACATCAAGAAGAAGTCATCAGAAGAAGAACAGCCTATGATTTAAAGAAAGCTGAAGATCGTGCACATATTTTAGATGGTTTAAAAAGAGCATTGGATCAAATTGATGCCATTATTGAATTAATTCGTTCTTCAAGAACAACTGAAATTATTCAACAAAGATTAATGGATGAATTTAATATGTCTGATCGACAAGCAAAAGCTATTAGAGAAATGCAGTTACAAAGATTGGCTGGTTTGGAAAGAGAAAAGATTGAAAATGAATTGAATCAATTATTAGAATTGATTGCTGATTTAAAAGATATTCTTGCTAATAGAGAAAGAATATTAGAAATCATTGAAAAAGAATTATTAGAAATCAAAGCAAGATTTGCTGATAAACGTAGAACAGAAATTATTCAAGGAACATTTGATTTAGAAGATGAAGATTTAATTCCGGTTGATGATGTGATTATTTCACTCACAACAAATGGTTATGTCAAACGTATGCCTGTTGATACTTATAAGACTCAAAACAGAGGTGGTAGAGGTATTAAAGGTATGGGTACAAATGAAGATGATATTGTTGATTCATTAATTCATATGAGTACGCATGATGATTTATTATTCTTTACAAACTTTGGTAAAGTCTATCGTTTAAAAGGTTATAATATTCCTGAATTTGGTCGTACAGCAAAAGGATTACCAGTTGTCAATTTATTAAATCTTGATAAAGATGAAAGTGTAAAATCTATGATTTCTATTCATAAAGATGATATAGATGAAGATAAACAACTTTATTTATTCTTTGTCACATTAAATGGTTTAGTTAAGAAAACATCTATTGAAGAATTTAAGAATATTCGTCAATCAGGTAAGATTGCAATTAACTTAAAAGATGAAGATCAATTAGTTGCGGTCAAATTAACTCAACATAATGAAGAAATACTTGTTGCAGCTTCTAATGGTAAATTAATTCGTTTTAATGAAAATGATGTTCGACCAATGGGTAGAACAGCATCAGGAGTTAAAGGTATTAATGTTGATGGAAGTCATGTTGTAGGAATGACAACAAATGGTGAAGGAAAATATATTATGGCTATTAGTGAAAATGGTTATGGTAAGATGTCACCAATTGAAGATTATCGTGAATCACATCGTGGTGGTAAAGGTGTGAAAACAATTAATACAACAGAAAAAACAGGAGAATTAGTGGCTTTAAGAGCTGTTAATGGTGATGAAGATTTATTGATTATGACAAGTGAAGGTATTATGATTAGACTTCCAATGGAACAAGTGAAACTTGCTGGAAGAAATACACAGGGTGTCAGATTGATAAAAGTTGCTGAAGGTTCTATTGTTTCTAGTGTTGAAGTTGTAGAAAAATCTCAAGAAGAAGATGAAACGAATGAAGAAGAATAG
- a CDS encoding DUF6054 family protein, which yields MAKYTCELQGTMQQFCQYLKNELIRSSFSASLEEEDYYHIHDINIGTLVFERYSYTGKNRLSLTVNVVEHHNHIRATAMSSGGSQALFFKINTFGEDAFLDKFKEASKKFKVY from the coding sequence ATGGCTAAATATACATGTGAACTTCAAGGAACGATGCAACAGTTTTGTCAATATCTTAAAAATGAGTTGATTCGTTCAAGTTTCTCTGCTTCTTTAGAGGAAGAAGATTACTATCATATTCATGATATCAATATTGGAACTTTAGTTTTTGAAAGATATAGTTATACAGGTAAAAATCGTTTAAGTTTAACTGTTAATGTTGTAGAACATCACAATCATATTCGTGCAACAGCCATGAGTTCTGGTGGTAGTCAAGCCTTATTTTTTAAAATCAATACTTTTGGTGAAGATGCCTTTTTAGATAAATTCAAAGAAGCGTCAAAAAAATTCAAAGTCTATTAG
- a CDS encoding helix-turn-helix domain-containing protein produces the protein MEQYIGKIVRLNRKQEKLKQEYICVKTGIARSQLSRYERNKEKISTDNIKNIFQVMNIEVYPHDENTFEKDF, from the coding sequence ATGGAACAGTATATTGGTAAAATTGTTAGATTAAATAGGAAACAAGAAAAATTAAAACAAGAGTATATATGTGTAAAAACAGGTATTGCAAGAAGTCAATTAAGTCGTTATGAAAGAAATAAAGAAAAAATTTCCACTGATAATATTAAGAATATATTCCAAGTTATGAATATAGAAGTATATCCTCATGATGAAAATACCTTTGAAAAAGATTTTTGA
- a CDS encoding tetratricopeptide repeat protein — protein sequence MSFYEDIAYENDFQNSYRRILSYYPQIRATTSYIKYLLACMIYNIHTQLVNDIKEYFYMTDYFEYLEPYQQQLYYDYLGIFLFQRERYIESLEYYNKADFYTGNHVSLSMLYYHKSIIYTILGKYSEARLSINVAIEQFIETVNMKRILMSKFHYANIQSNSGHFDEAIFIYKKCIPAFDNMNMSNYVKSTYNNLLWVYIQDEKYKEVIMTYFQKMDQDTHNHKIYFYLSYAYYQLNEKEKAIHYIELAKYYMNQASEYMENMINSFSIFLSNATFDKKEAYLLKVYHICEKRHENYLIIFIIKFLIQFYKEHHCIQQTYTFQNQLIKYYEEIS from the coding sequence TTGAGTTTTTATGAAGATATTGCTTATGAAAATGATTTTCAAAATTCATATCGAAGAATTTTATCTTATTATCCTCAAATTAGAGCGACAACTTCTTACATAAAATATTTGTTAGCATGTATGATTTATAATATTCATACACAGCTAGTTAATGACATAAAAGAATACTTTTATATGACTGATTATTTTGAATATTTAGAACCCTATCAACAGCAACTTTATTATGATTATTTAGGCATTTTTTTATTTCAAAGGGAAAGATATATAGAATCACTTGAATATTATAATAAAGCAGATTTCTACACAGGTAATCATGTTTCATTATCCATGCTTTATTATCATAAGAGCATTATTTATACTATACTTGGAAAATATAGTGAAGCTAGACTGAGTATTAATGTCGCAATCGAACAGTTTATAGAAACTGTTAATATGAAAAGGATTCTTATGTCTAAATTTCATTATGCTAATATTCAATCGAATAGTGGTCATTTTGATGAAGCTATATTTATTTATAAGAAATGTATACCAGCATTTGATAATATGAATATGTCAAATTATGTAAAGAGTACATATAATAATTTATTGTGGGTATATATACAAGATGAAAAGTATAAAGAAGTGATCATGACTTATTTTCAAAAGATGGATCAAGATACGCATAATCATAAAATATATTTTTATCTATCTTATGCATATTATCAATTAAATGAAAAAGAAAAAGCAATACATTATATTGAATTAGCGAAATATTATATGAATCAAGCAAGTGAATATATGGAAAATATGATTAATTCTTTTTCTATATTTTTATCAAATGCAACATTTGATAAAAAAGAAGCATATTTATTAAAGGTCTATCATATCTGTGAGAAACGACATGAAAATTATTTAATCATCTTTATTATTAAATTTCTTATTCAGTTTTATAAAGAACATCATTGTATTCAACAAACGTATACTTTTCAAAATCAATTGATTAAATATTATGAAGAAATTAGCTAA